DNA sequence from the Aquipuribacter hungaricus genome:
TACGATCCGACTTCTCGACGTCGCCGCCGAGCTGGCCGCGGCCCGCGACGGGTCGCACCGGGCGGTCGGGCGGCTGGTGTCGGTGGTCTCCGACGGCGGGCCGCAGCTGCGCGAGGTGGCCGCGGCGCTGGCCGACGGCACGGCCGGCTCGGCGTGGGTCGTGGGCCTGACCGGCTCGCCCGGGGTGGGGAAGTCGACGACCGTCTCCGCGCTGGTCACGGAGCTGCGCCGGCGGGGCCGGCGGGTGGGCGTGCTCGCGGTCGACCCGTCCTCGCCGTTCTCGGGCGGCGCGCTGCTCGGTGACCGGGTGCGGATGGGCGGGCACGCCCTCGACGAGGGGGTGTACGTCCGGTCGATGGCCTCCCGGGGGCACCTGGGCGGGCTGGCCGCGACCACGCCGCAGGCGGTCCGTGTGCTCGAGGCCGCCGGGGTGGACGTGGTCGTCGTCGAGACCGTCGGCGTGGGCCAGAGCGAGGTCGAGGTGGCCGCGCTCGCCGACACGACGGTCGTGCTGCTCGCGCCCGGCATGGGGGACGGCGTGCAGGCCGCCAAGGCCGGCATCCTCGAGGTCGGCGACGTGCTGTGCGTCAACAAGGCCGACCGGGACGGCGCGGACGCCACCGTCCGCGAGCTGCGCCAGTCGGTCGCGCTCGGCGCCGACGGCCGGGAGCCGGGGGACTGGCGGCCCGCCGTCGTCCGCACGGTGGCCTCCGCCGGTGACGTCACCGAGCTCGTCGACGCCCTGGACGCCCACCGGACCTGGGCCCAGGAGCACGGCCGCGCCGAGGACCTGCGCCGGCGCCGCGCCGCCGGAGAGGTGCGCGCGCTGGGGCTGGCACGGCTCACGGCCGCCTTCGGGCGCCTGGGCGGCGGCGGCCTGCTCGACGAGGTCGCCGCCGAGGTGGCCGCCGGGCGGCTCGACCCGTTCAGCGGGGCCGACCGGCTCGTCGCCTCCGTCGAGGGCTGACCCCCGGGGGCCTGGTCGCCGGGCGGTCCGCCGGTGCGGGCCGGCGGGAGGCCGCGGTCTACCGTGGCGGCCGTGCTGGTCGCCTTCTCCCTGGCCCCGTCCACCTCCGGCGAGGACGGCTCGGTCTCCGACGCCGTCGCCGAGGTCGTCGCCCTCGTGCGCGCCTCGGGGCTGCCCCACCGGACCGACGCCATGTTCACGACCATCGAGGGCAGCTGGGCGGAGTGCACCGAGCTCGTCGGGCTGTGCATCGACGTGCTCACGGCCCGGGCGCCGCGGGTCTCGCTGGTGCTCAAGGCCGACGTCCGCCCGGGCCGCACCGGCGAGCTCACCGCCAAGCTGGACCGCCTCGAGGAGGCCGTCGAGCGCCTCGACCGGGGCTGAGCGCCGGCCCCGGGACGCAGGGCCCGGTGCGCGGGCCCGCGCCGCGGGGCAGGATGCCCCGATGACGGCCCCCGACCCGACGTCCGCGCCCACCGCACCCGGCGACGCCCGGCGGGGGGACGGAGGCACCGGCGGGCGTGCCGACCACGGCACCGCGGACGTGGTCCGGGCGGTCGCGGTCGTCGTCGCCGCCGTGGCGCAGGTCGTCTGCAGCCCGCTCGGCGCGGCCCTGCCCGGGGCCCGCAGCGTCGCCGACGTGTCCGACGCCTACACGACCGTCATCACCCCGGCCGGGTACGCCTTCGCCATCTGGGGGCTGATCTTCCTCGGCTGCCTCGCCTGGGCGGTCTACCAGGCGCTGCCGTCGCAGCTGGGCCGGAGCGTGCACCGTCGCGCGGGCTGGCCCCTCGCCGTCGCGTTCGCCGCGAACGCCGCGTGGGAGACGGTGTTCCCGCGGGACGGCACCTGGGTGCTCGTCGCGCAGGGGCT
Encoded proteins:
- the meaB gene encoding methylmalonyl Co-A mutase-associated GTPase MeaB translates to MRLLDVAAELAAARDGSHRAVGRLVSVVSDGGPQLREVAAALADGTAGSAWVVGLTGSPGVGKSTTVSALVTELRRRGRRVGVLAVDPSSPFSGGALLGDRVRMGGHALDEGVYVRSMASRGHLGGLAATTPQAVRVLEAAGVDVVVVETVGVGQSEVEVAALADTTVVLLAPGMGDGVQAAKAGILEVGDVLCVNKADRDGADATVRELRQSVALGADGREPGDWRPAVVRTVASAGDVTELVDALDAHRTWAQEHGRAEDLRRRRAAGEVRALGLARLTAAFGRLGGGGLLDEVAAEVAAGRLDPFSGADRLVASVEG
- a CDS encoding thiamine-binding protein, whose protein sequence is MLVAFSLAPSTSGEDGSVSDAVAEVVALVRASGLPHRTDAMFTTIEGSWAECTELVGLCIDVLTARAPRVSLVLKADVRPGRTGELTAKLDRLEEAVERLDRG